AGAGCtctcaaaaaaaaggggggggggagcctcctCCAAAAAAAGCCTCCCAAAAAAGCCTCCTTGGTTTCAGAGGTGCAcggaggtaattttggagcctggacttaaaggcctttttagccccccaccctcccacctgcaaattaagcatcatcatgctccgtgGGTTGACCactccacccaggacagattaaaaagaatttgggggccccccaggggctgtggaggccctggacttcaaccccgaagtccaggggtgagagcgcTTCTGCTTGGTTTATGGTCACTTAAAGGAAGCTTCATAAAAATAGCAATTTCCTGTACAAGTCGCTAAAGAAGCAAGCATCCTGGACTTTGTCTTTCCTACTATGGAAAGttgggttctcaaacgtgggtccccagatgtcggactacaacccccatcatccacagccacgcAGCTGGGGGCgattggagttgtagtctgacaacatctggggggctcATGTTTGCGAACTCTTGTCCAAAGTTGTTTCCTTTCCGGACGGGGGACTAAATCTTGCAACATCCTGTCACTGCCCTTTGCAGCTTACATTCGTGGCAGTGAGCAACGGCCAGGCCTCCATTTTTGCAGACGTGGCCTCCGCCTCCTGTCCGCTAATTGGCAGAGCTGAGGACGCTGCTGATCCATTCGACGTAAGGAGGAATCCGGGTATAAATTCCAGGCTTTCTCGGGTTGCCGCATCTGcgggagccggtggcaaccacccCCTCGGCAATGCCAGCACAGATTAAGGGCCCGCCGGAATCTCCCTGTGGGAAGAAACAAGTCAGAGAAACCAAGAATCACTTTGGGGGATCACTTTTTTGGGGGGATCACTTTTGGGATCAAAAGAATCACTTGTGGGAGAGCATTGGGCATGAGAGAGAGCTGCGACCGCGTTGGAAGACTCTGGGCGGAATCTCCCTTCTGCTAGGTGGCACGGCGATACACAAGACCCGGTCCTCCTGGCCTCAGTCTTCTGCATGTGTGATATGAGGGAAATAATAAAGCTGGCCTGGGCTACACTGCAGGGCTGTGGTAAATGCAGGCCTACCTTGGAGGCCAAAGTTTGCTATTTCCACTTATTTTCTTGCAAGTTCTCTTCTCAGgtactgttttttttaaagggttctcAGGTactgtttttttctttctgttttgaaagaaagggaggagagctgatcttgtggtagcaagcatgaattgccccctttgctaagcagggcccaccctggtttgcatatgaatgggagacaacgggtttatgagcactgtaagatattccctttaggggatggggccgtaactcagcagaagagcacctgcctgcttgcatgtaaaaggttccaatttccctccctggcagcatctccaagatagggctgggagagactcctgcctgcaaccttggagaagctggtgcccgtctgggtagacaacactgagttcaatggaccaatggcctgactcagtataaggcagcttcctacattcctgtgtTTAGATTGGGAGCCCATTATGGACTGACCTGCCTTCTTGTCTTTTGTATAGTGCCATGCACACAGATCATGGCACTATCTAgattaataattaatttaattaattaatattacagCTCACAAAAGAAATCTTGGCAGGAGCACACAAGTCAACACTCTTTCAGGAAGTGTCTGCAAAGCTTTGacctctttgggactgatccagaAAGGCCCTTCTTAGGTGAGGATTGGCAGCTACCATCCCTGGTGGCTAACATCAGAGCCTCCCTGTACAAGAGCAATCTATCCCTGAACACACCTTTCCTTAAGGTGGATTTTTGCCCCTTCTCCTGAAGTTATGGGCGATCAAGGGAGGCCTGTCAGCTTCATGTCCATCTTGTGGGCTTTCCCAGGGGATCACCTGCCTGACCACGGTTGGAAAAAGGATGTCAGGTTAGAGGGAACTTTGTTCCGATGCTTTTACCGTTCTGTGCATTCACAGAGGTGCAACGGACATCCTCGGCTTGTTCTCCCCCGGCAGGAAAATGGAGCTGCAGCTGCTAAAGGGCCTTCCCCGCCCCCAACATTGTTCCAAAGCCCAGTACCTTGCAGGAATCTTTCTGCTTTGATTCAGCACACATCATTTTCTCCGTAATGCTGCCACCGTAATAGATCCGGCGATTGCATTCACTTCGACTGATGATGGGCAACTCCACGTGCTGCAGCCTATCAGGGAGCTTCCCTGTGTTCTTGATGAAGCCCCAACCAGCTACCTCGCATCGGGTCCCCGCCGGGACTTCTCTGTCTACGCTCTGGAAAGCCAAAACCTTCACATCCTCACTGAGGACCGCTGGCTCTTGAAGCTGGTTTGGAGAGGACGTGAGGCcgagagaagaggaaggggagaaaggaagaggagagagagagatcactcaAAGCAAGGGACAAACGGGGCAGCAATGTATAACCTAATTTGTAATAACGTATGATAAATTACACATTATCCTTTAAAATGATGtataatacattttatttatttatattattgttagatttatatgccgcctttcattaaaaaaataaatcccaaggtggtttacataggttCATGCcataaaattccattaaaatcacattaaaatattaacaccaaGCCATAAAATCATAAACACaccaaaaacagccataaaaacaaaacagagcagttGGGATGGAGAGACCGGCAGCCCCTAAGAGGTAAAAGCttgaacaaataaaaacattttcagcTGCTGTTTCTAAAAGTAGCCACGAAAGCCAGAGAACAGACACTCCCTTGGGAGAGCATTCcggagcctgggggcagcaacagagaaggccctgtcccacatgcatgacaaccgagcctccctcaatatcagcacacagagcagagcccccttggatgatcttgttgggcaggcagaaactctTTGGGGAAGATGGTTCTTCAGATATCCAGgtcccaaactgttaagggctttaaaggtaataaccagcaccttgaatttgatcccttttaaaaaacaaaattgacaccttttaaagtggtgattctcttctattttgcaggaggagagcaactggccctatccaccccaacatatcatccttccagtggctgttgctggtggctgtcttatgtttcttgtttagattgtgaactttggggggacagggagcctatctatctatctatctatctatctatctatctatctatctatctatctaaaccgctttgggaacttttgttaaaaagtcgTACAGAAATATTCATCTTCGATCCacaaacaaattggcagccagtgcagctacaTAAACATTGTATTACTCTTTTTCTATGGAAAGTGCTTTGTTAACATGTTTAtcgaaaagcagtacataaactaataataacaataaatttaATATAACAGCAGCAGCTTATACTCAAGTTTGCTTCTCCCTCTGGCTGCTGGGATGCCCAGAAATTTTTGCAAGTATCCCAGCTTCTCAGAGAAAATGTGTCAGTAacagtgttggaagttaaaggactttgcgctgtctcttgtctcagacagtggaggacagactagtgagtcagagggctagagcgtCAAGACAttagtcatcccttctctactgctctgacactatccctttggatatgtagattgctaatctcagggactaacttccttccagccacttcctcctctctctctctctcttccctgcctgtccttccaccttgcaacatggcaagctcctctccctgcaccatgtgtgcagagaagatgcagaatccatctgcatccagctagctagatagattagagatcctaactcctcactttcctatctagaatggagttctccaataaagactccttatattgatttgaaactatgaattggctccaagttactttactctcagcatacacacatgcctaactaaattctgctgtgttgtgcctctgtgcactctgctataatgagaaagggattctctcaccacagagaatttccaacaaacagaaggttgATGTACAGTGCAGTTAAAGGGaaaaaacataagagcagccctgctggatcaggcccaaagcctatctcgtccagcatgCCATCTctaacagtggcccaccagatgcctctgggaagcgcacaggcaacagctgaaggcaggccctctctcctgctgttgctcgcctgcaactggggttgagaggcatcttgcctctgaggccagaggagggctatagccactagactagtagccatggatagacctgtcctccatgcatttgtctaagccccttttaaagccatccaagttggtggccatcaccacatcttgtggcagataattccttAGATCTGTTATgctctgtgtggaaaaagtatttccttctgttggtcctaaatttcccggccttcagtttcatgagatgacccttggttctagtgctgtgagagagggagaaagatttatctctgtccactctctctctcctccatgcataattttatacaccttgatcatgtctccccttagtcgcctcttttccaaggtaaagaccCCTTGGTAaagtaggtaaaggtaaagtagccttgcctcataaggaaggtgctccaggccccttttaatcttggttgccctcttctgcacctttcccagttctacaatatcctccttaagatatggtgaccacaaCTGTgcactgtactccaaatgtggccaaatcatagatttgtataagggcatgataatactagcatctttattttcaacccctttcctaatgatccctagcatggaattctgTGTGGCTGctggaaaagaaaaagatcaTACAGGCCATTTAGGTTGTAGGAAAGGTAGGATGGAGGCTGGAATCCAGagtaaggaaaaagaaaagataatCATCTCTAAGAACTGTGAGGAGTTCGTTTTCACCTCTTTCCCCACATTCCCTGCCTCCAGCCTTCTTGCCTTGCTGCCACCTCTTCTCCACCTTGAAAAGGATCTCTCTGCAAGGAAACCATCTTTGCTCATCATTTCAAGCCCTGTTAGCAGCCCAGCCATTGACTGAGATTTGACTGGTAGGGACaacagacagggccttttcagttgtggcccagCTCTGGAAGGGTTTAAAAAAAGATCTCAAAATCCTCCAGGTTAGAGAAGCTTTTTAATGGACTGGTTGGTGCGGTTCCGTTCGAATTCGGaccgaattcagactgaactgtggGTTTTCAAACCATTTTAGTcgaactgattggctgggccgGTTTGAAGCAGTTTGTGCTTGAACCGGCAGTTCACTGAGGTCCATTTTGCTATCAAACCAATTCTACACAGCCCTACttctaaaatattttaattataaattgatggattaaaaaaaaggggggggtgttttaactgattttattctATGATGTGTTTATTTGTtctaaattttatattacttttactggAGGGGggaggatataaatatatatttttaaataaaataaagaaactcAAGCTAAGAGAAACCCGTTCTCCGCAAAGCAAGGTTTGAATCTGATGTGAATGCGGAATTGCAAGTGACGAATGAAGCAAGACCAGACAGTCTGTGGATGTTATCCATCCAGCTCTTTGAGCTGGCCCAGagacaatttaatatttttttcctgGAAACGAGATCTACACTTTGATAATGAGAACAAAGTTGGCCTTTTGCAAGTTTTGCATCAGAACGAGGAAATTCCCCCCAGGTTTTTTTAGTGGGATTAAACAAAAAACAGGGTGTGAGATTGCCTAGTCTGCATTCTAATACAGTAAAGTCCAGTCGACCGGGAAGTAAACTGGGTTGTAAAGCAATTGGGGCTTACCTTTGAGTAAACCTGGCTCAGATTGGGCCGCAAGGGTGATCTTCTTGGAACATGAAGGCTGTGTCCTTTGCACACTTACTG
Above is a window of Hemicordylus capensis ecotype Gifberg chromosome 2, rHemCap1.1.pri, whole genome shotgun sequence DNA encoding:
- the CFD gene encoding complement factor D, with amino-acid sequence MEISTSWALLLVLGTLSACGARPRGRILGGQDAPAHQRPYMASLQMDGEHVCGGFLIADQWVLSAAHCLEDGGNGTWGVLLGAHSLSAAEPSKRLYGVRLLIPHPGSSPETNHDDLLLVQLQEPAVLSEDVKVLAFQSVDREVPAGTRCEVAGWGFIKNTGKLPDRLQHVELPIISRSECNRRIYYGGSITEKMMCAESKQKDSCKGDSGGPLICAGIAEGVVATGSRRCGNPRKPGIYTRIPPYVEWISSVLSSAN